A genomic segment from Halogeometricum sp. S3BR5-2 encodes:
- a CDS encoding DUF5783 family protein: MTEFDPEKFEDKYVHYFPELQRAYKNAFSTMNDEYDSNLIHAIDQQILNESEPVYEDGEFRIRLPENPEERLTGVVVDDEKLDAVLERYVEELKAEHRRVFGVSG, encoded by the coding sequence ATGACCGAGTTCGACCCCGAGAAGTTCGAGGACAAGTACGTCCACTACTTCCCGGAACTCCAGCGCGCCTACAAGAACGCCTTCAGCACCATGAACGACGAGTACGACTCGAACCTGATCCACGCCATCGACCAGCAGATTCTGAACGAGTCCGAACCCGTCTACGAGGACGGCGAGTTTCGGATTCGCCTCCCGGAGAACCCCGAGGAACGACTGACCGGCGTCGTCGTCGACGACGAGAAACTGGACGCCGTGCTGGAGCGCTACGTCGAGGAGTTGAAGGCCGAACACCGCCGCGTGTTCGGCGTGAGCGGCTGA
- a CDS encoding NifU family protein has protein sequence MSTDATNADEDLKERVTNFLRRNFPQIQMHGGSAAIQHLDRETGEVTIMLGGACSGCGISPMTIQAIKSRMVKEIPEIETVNADTGMGGDGGHDGGMSPSFPGESSSDDGGSDEGPQAPF, from the coding sequence ATGAGCACGGACGCGACCAACGCCGACGAAGACCTGAAAGAACGCGTCACCAACTTCCTGCGGCGCAACTTCCCGCAGATTCAGATGCACGGCGGGTCGGCCGCCATCCAGCACCTCGACCGCGAGACGGGCGAGGTCACCATCATGCTGGGCGGCGCCTGCTCGGGATGCGGCATCTCCCCGATGACGATTCAGGCCATCAAGAGCCGGATGGTCAAGGAGATTCCCGAGATAGAGACGGTCAACGCCGACACCGGGATGGGCGGCGACGGCGGCCACGACGGCGGCATGTCCCCCTCGTTCCCCGGCGAGTCGAGTTCCGACGACGGCGGTAGCGACGAAGGCCCGCAGGCGCCCTTCTAA
- a CDS encoding sulfatase, which translates to MSTEAPENVLFVVMDTVRKDRLGPYGYDRGTTPNLDAFAEEATVFEQAVAPAPWTLPVHASLFTGMYPSHHGADQENPYLEGATTLAETLSAAGYDTACYSSNAWITPYTHLTDGFDSQDNFFEVMPGEFLSGPLAKAWKTMNDNEALRAVADKLVSLGNTAHEYFAGGGGADSKTPAVIDRTAEFIDSSDESFAFINLMDAHLPYHPPEEFAEKFAPGVDSTEVCQNSKEYNAGARDIDDDEWEAIRGLYDAEIAHIDDQLGRLFDWLKETDRWDDTMVVVCADHGELHGEHDLYGHEFCLYDPLVNVPLMVKHPALEDERREDQVELVDLYHTVLDALEVEGGTPASPGDDAVTLDRTRSLLSQSYREFSEPETANDDPGRVHDGEYAFVEYSRPVVELKQLEEKASDAGITLPEDSRFYSRMRAARRTDAKYVRIDRIPDEAYRLDEDPGEAENLAESDDEAIAETESALSAFESNVGGAWTDALSDDVSDDSVEEMDEEAQERLRDLGYLE; encoded by the coding sequence ATGAGCACTGAGGCACCCGAGAACGTTCTCTTCGTCGTGATGGACACGGTTCGGAAGGACCGCCTCGGGCCGTACGGGTACGACCGGGGGACGACGCCGAACCTCGACGCGTTCGCCGAGGAGGCGACGGTGTTCGAGCAGGCGGTCGCTCCGGCGCCGTGGACGCTGCCCGTCCACGCGTCGCTGTTCACCGGCATGTACCCCTCGCACCACGGCGCCGACCAGGAGAACCCCTACTTGGAGGGCGCGACGACCCTCGCGGAGACGCTCTCGGCGGCGGGGTACGACACCGCCTGCTACTCCTCGAACGCCTGGATCACGCCGTACACCCACCTGACCGACGGCTTCGACAGTCAGGACAACTTCTTCGAGGTGATGCCCGGCGAGTTCCTCTCGGGACCGCTGGCGAAGGCGTGGAAGACGATGAACGACAACGAGGCGCTCCGGGCCGTCGCGGACAAACTCGTCAGCCTCGGCAACACCGCCCACGAGTACTTCGCCGGCGGCGGCGGCGCCGACTCGAAGACGCCCGCCGTCATCGACCGGACGGCGGAGTTCATCGACTCCTCGGACGAGTCGTTCGCGTTCATCAACCTCATGGACGCGCACCTGCCGTACCATCCGCCCGAGGAGTTCGCCGAGAAGTTCGCCCCCGGCGTCGACTCCACGGAGGTCTGCCAGAACTCCAAGGAGTACAACGCGGGCGCGCGCGACATCGACGACGACGAGTGGGAGGCCATTCGCGGCCTGTACGACGCCGAAATCGCCCACATCGACGACCAACTCGGCCGCCTGTTCGACTGGCTGAAAGAGACCGACCGATGGGACGACACGATGGTCGTCGTCTGCGCCGACCACGGCGAACTCCACGGCGAACACGACCTGTACGGCCACGAGTTCTGCCTGTACGACCCCCTCGTGAACGTCCCACTGATGGTGAAACATCCGGCGCTGGAGGACGAACGCCGCGAGGACCAGGTGGAACTGGTCGACCTCTATCACACGGTACTCGACGCTCTGGAGGTCGAGGGCGGGACGCCCGCCTCGCCCGGCGACGACGCCGTCACCCTCGACCGAACCCGGTCGCTGCTCTCGCAGTCCTACCGCGAGTTCTCGGAACCCGAGACGGCGAACGACGACCCCGGACGGGTTCACGATGGAGAGTACGCGTTCGTGGAGTACTCCCGTCCGGTGGTGGAACTGAAGCAGTTGGAGGAGAAGGCGTCGGACGCCGGTATCACGCTCCCCGAAGATTCGCGCTTTTACTCGCGGATGCGCGCCGCGCGGCGCACCGACGCGAAGTACGTCCGCATCGACCGCATCCCCGACGAGGCCTACCGCCTCGACGAGGACCCCGGCGAGGCGGAGAACCTCGCGGAGAGCGACGACGAGGCGATAGCCGAGACGGAGTCCGCCCTCTCCGCGTTCGAGTCGAACGTCGGCGGCGCGTGGACCGACGCGCTGAGCGACGACGTCTCGGACGACTCCGTGGAGGAGATGGACGAGGAGGCGCAGGAACGCCTGCGCGACCTCGGTTACTTGGAGTAG
- a CDS encoding DMT family transporter: protein MKAARPEPARVDRQTAWLVLIGAAFFETAWAVGLEYADGFSNLRATAFVAVALVVSMAGLAAAVEVLPVGTAYAVWTGIGAVGTVLLGIVLFDESTSPVRLACIVAIVAGVAGLRLAG from the coding sequence GTGAAGGCCGCGCGTCCCGAACCGGCGCGCGTGGATAGACAGACCGCCTGGCTCGTTCTGATCGGCGCCGCGTTCTTCGAGACGGCGTGGGCCGTCGGATTGGAGTACGCCGACGGCTTCTCGAACCTCCGCGCGACGGCGTTCGTCGCCGTCGCTCTCGTCGTGAGCATGGCCGGCCTCGCCGCCGCCGTCGAGGTGCTGCCGGTCGGCACCGCCTACGCCGTCTGGACCGGAATCGGCGCGGTGGGCACCGTCCTCCTCGGCATCGTCCTGTTCGACGAGTCCACCTCGCCGGTTCGACTCGCCTGCATCGTCGCCATCGTCGCCGGCGTTGCCGGACTCCGTCTGGCGGGCTGA
- a CDS encoding ketopantoate reductase family protein, with the protein MDVLVFGAGSLGTLVGALLARAHDVTLVGRDPHVAAVREGGVRVSGAVDAHTAPAATTEYDGSPADVAVVTVKSFDTAAAADALAGGSFEAVLSLQNGFVEETLAARLDAPVLAGTATYGARLLDPGRVACTGVGRVALGARRGGIDPHAERVGKAFRDAGIETLVAADMPRRRWEKLAVNAGINAATALARVENGALTDDPGRELARRAARETARVARAEGVSLPNRRALSALDEVVEATSDNRSSTLQDVDDEKRTEVDAINGAVVERGERHRLDVPTNRTLADLLRTWEAGRGVREAVEASAPTRQKESSQ; encoded by the coding sequence ATGGATGTACTCGTCTTCGGCGCCGGTAGTCTCGGCACCCTCGTCGGCGCGCTTCTCGCCCGCGCGCACGACGTGACGCTCGTCGGCCGCGACCCGCACGTCGCCGCCGTCCGCGAGGGGGGCGTCCGCGTCTCCGGCGCCGTCGACGCTCACACCGCACCCGCCGCGACGACCGAGTACGACGGTTCTCCCGCCGATGTAGCCGTCGTGACGGTGAAGTCGTTCGACACGGCGGCGGCCGCGGACGCCCTCGCGGGGGGGTCGTTCGAGGCGGTGCTCTCGCTGCAGAACGGTTTCGTCGAGGAGACGCTGGCGGCGCGACTCGACGCGCCCGTCCTCGCCGGCACCGCCACCTACGGCGCGCGCCTCCTCGACCCCGGCCGCGTCGCCTGCACCGGCGTCGGACGCGTCGCTCTCGGGGCGCGGCGCGGCGGCATCGACCCCCACGCCGAACGCGTCGGCAAGGCGTTCCGCGACGCCGGAATCGAGACGCTCGTCGCGGCCGACATGCCCCGGCGCCGCTGGGAGAAACTCGCCGTCAACGCCGGTATCAACGCCGCTACCGCCCTCGCGCGCGTCGAGAACGGCGCGCTGACCGACGACCCCGGACGGGAACTCGCCCGCCGCGCCGCCCGCGAGACTGCCCGCGTCGCCCGCGCCGAGGGTGTCTCGCTGCCGAACCGCCGCGCCCTCTCGGCGCTGGACGAAGTGGTCGAGGCGACGAGCGACAACCGGTCGTCGACGCTGCAGGACGTGGACGACGAGAAACGAACCGAAGTCGACGCCATCAACGGCGCCGTGGTCGAACGCGGGGAGCGACACCGTTTGGACGTCCCGACGAACCGAACGCTGGCGGACCTGCTTCGGACGTGGGAGGCCGGGCGCGGCGTCCGCGAGGCGGTCGAGGCGTCGGCGCCGACCCGACAGAAGGAGTCGAGTCAGTGA
- a CDS encoding DUF7130 family rubredoxin-like protein, whose product MVDETPSVSIGSTVYTEDGEELGSVRGFDDDGFYVSTREGIVSLSVEHERAGHEFGEAELMWRCGNCGEMGDVEEMPDSCPNCGAAKEELYYWTED is encoded by the coding sequence ATGGTCGACGAGACACCCAGCGTCAGCATCGGGAGCACCGTGTACACCGAAGACGGCGAGGAACTCGGCAGCGTCCGCGGGTTCGACGACGACGGGTTCTACGTGTCGACCCGGGAGGGAATCGTCAGCCTCTCGGTCGAACACGAACGCGCCGGCCACGAGTTCGGCGAGGCCGAACTGATGTGGCGGTGCGGCAACTGCGGCGAGATGGGCGACGTGGAGGAGATGCCCGACTCCTGTCCGAACTGCGGCGCGGCCAAAGAGGAACTGTACTACTGGACAGAGGACTGA
- a CDS encoding DNA-directed DNA polymerase II large subunit — MHEDDERYFARIEGRLDEAFDLARAAKEQGRDPQPEVEIPVAKDMADRVENILGIPGVAERVRELEGEMSREEAALELVNDFVEGSVGDYDSRAGKVEGAVRTAVALLTEGVVAAPIEGIDRVEILENDDGTEFVNVYYAGPIRSAGGTAQALSVLVADFARSLLGIDEYEAREVETERYAEEVALYDKETGLQYSPKDKETKFIAKHMPIMLDGEATGDEEVSGFRDLERVDTNSARGGMCLVLAEGIALKAPKIQRYTRQLDEVDWPWLQDLIDGTYYDGADGDGEDAEDAEAEDDDEAAADEEADDAPDGSPEPTGPARVEPATKYLRDLIAGRPVFGHPSEAGGFRLRYGRSRNHGFATAGVHPATMHLVDDFLATGTQIKTERPGKAGGVIPVDSIEGPTVRLANGDVRRIDDPAEALEVRNGVEEILDLGEYLVNFGEFVENNHPLAPASYVHEWWVQEFASAGAPVQALEDDPGVELDDPSPKEAFAWATDYDCHLHPKYTYLWHDISVSEFETLADAAASGRIAEVESDGGMVVRSGDAAPTDGVLELDRTGELTRTLERLLVEHTQTEETLRVPNWRLFVRSLGLSDSLEKEWTDLSPEAREWDGGDNAVKAVNEVAPFDVRERAPTRIGNRMGRPEKSESRDLSPAVHTLFPITEMGGNQRNVGEAARARNDRGQRGKLDVLVGDRMCPDCGAHTYKNRCPDCEVHTEPHFECEDCGTVLEPDESGRVYCERCEREVESVDWFSVDLASELRSALETVGERESSYPILKGVKGLTSANKTPEPLEKGILRAKHGVSSFKDGTVRYDMTDLPVTSVRPAELDVTVDHFRELGYETDIDGEPLRFDDQLVELKVQDIVLSDGAAEHMLKTADFVDDLLEKFYGLEPFYQVEERDDLIGELVFGMAPHTSAAVVGRVVGFTSAAVGYAHPYFHAAKRRNCFHPETKIWYRDEIDEWHHGRIDEFVEARLEDPDTDDFGTLVQELDGDVFVPSIDEDGGEVVKPVEAVSKHRAPDQMVRIETRNGRELTVTPDHKMLRFDGADIEEIRATEIGLGDSIPVGSAPPENASTGGAATSVATDGGTTADEVVTVDYVGSDTDHTYCLTVEETHTVLSNGVYAKQCDGDEDCVMLLMDGLLNFSKEFLPDKRGGQMDAPLVMSSRIDPSEIDDEAHNMDIVRRYPESFYEASLRMADPGEVEEDIKLGEDTLGTDDEYRGFEHTHDTTDIALGPDLSAYKTLGSMMDKMDAQLELARKLRAVDETDVAERVIEYHFLPDLIGNLRAFSRQETRCLDCGEKYRRMPLTGDCRECGGRVNLTVHQGSVNKYMETAIQVAEEFDCRPYTKQRLEVLEKSLESVFENDKNKASKLGDFM, encoded by the coding sequence GTGCACGAGGACGACGAACGGTACTTCGCGCGCATCGAGGGCCGTCTCGACGAGGCGTTCGACCTCGCGCGCGCGGCGAAAGAGCAGGGGCGCGACCCTCAGCCCGAGGTAGAGATTCCGGTCGCCAAGGACATGGCCGACCGCGTCGAGAACATCCTCGGAATCCCGGGCGTCGCCGAACGCGTCCGCGAGTTGGAGGGTGAGATGTCCCGCGAGGAGGCCGCCCTCGAACTCGTCAACGACTTCGTCGAGGGGAGCGTCGGCGACTACGACTCCCGCGCCGGGAAGGTCGAGGGCGCGGTCCGGACGGCCGTCGCCCTCCTCACCGAGGGCGTCGTCGCCGCGCCGATAGAGGGCATCGACCGCGTCGAGATTCTGGAGAACGACGACGGCACCGAGTTCGTCAACGTCTACTACGCCGGCCCGATTCGCTCCGCGGGCGGGACGGCGCAGGCGCTCTCGGTGCTCGTCGCCGACTTCGCCCGGTCGCTGCTCGGCATCGACGAGTACGAGGCCAGAGAGGTCGAGACCGAGCGCTACGCCGAGGAGGTCGCCCTCTACGACAAGGAGACGGGCCTCCAGTACTCGCCGAAGGACAAGGAGACGAAGTTCATCGCGAAGCACATGCCCATCATGCTCGACGGCGAGGCGACGGGCGACGAGGAGGTGTCGGGCTTCCGCGATTTGGAACGCGTCGACACCAACTCCGCCCGCGGCGGCATGTGTCTTGTTCTCGCGGAGGGTATCGCCCTCAAGGCGCCGAAGATTCAGCGCTACACGCGCCAACTCGACGAGGTCGACTGGCCGTGGCTCCAGGACCTCATCGACGGCACCTACTACGACGGCGCCGACGGAGACGGGGAAGACGCCGAAGACGCCGAGGCGGAGGACGACGACGAAGCGGCGGCCGACGAGGAGGCGGACGACGCCCCCGACGGGTCGCCCGAACCGACCGGCCCCGCCCGCGTCGAACCCGCGACGAAGTACCTGCGGGACCTCATCGCCGGCCGGCCCGTCTTCGGCCACCCGAGCGAGGCGGGCGGTTTCAGGCTCCGATACGGTCGCTCCCGCAACCACGGCTTCGCCACCGCCGGCGTCCATCCGGCGACGATGCACCTCGTCGACGACTTCCTCGCCACCGGGACGCAGATAAAGACCGAACGCCCCGGGAAGGCCGGCGGCGTCATCCCCGTCGACTCCATCGAGGGGCCGACGGTCAGACTGGCCAACGGCGACGTGCGCCGCATCGACGACCCCGCGGAGGCCCTCGAAGTCCGCAACGGCGTCGAGGAGATTCTCGATTTGGGCGAGTATCTCGTCAACTTCGGCGAGTTCGTCGAGAACAACCACCCCCTCGCGCCCGCCTCCTACGTCCACGAGTGGTGGGTGCAGGAGTTCGCGTCCGCCGGCGCGCCCGTACAGGCCCTCGAAGACGACCCGGGCGTCGAACTCGACGACCCGAGTCCGAAAGAGGCGTTCGCGTGGGCCACCGACTACGACTGTCACCTCCACCCGAAGTACACCTACCTGTGGCACGACATTTCCGTGAGCGAGTTCGAGACGCTCGCCGACGCCGCCGCGTCGGGCCGCATCGCCGAGGTGGAGTCCGACGGCGGGATGGTCGTGCGGTCGGGCGACGCCGCCCCGACGGACGGCGTCCTCGAACTGGACCGAACGGGGGAACTGACCCGGACGCTCGAACGCCTCCTCGTCGAGCACACCCAGACCGAAGAGACGCTCCGCGTGCCGAACTGGCGGCTTTTCGTTCGCTCGCTGGGTCTTTCGGATTCCCTCGAAAAGGAGTGGACCGACCTCTCCCCCGAGGCGCGCGAGTGGGACGGCGGCGACAACGCGGTGAAGGCCGTCAACGAAGTCGCCCCCTTCGACGTGCGCGAACGCGCGCCGACTCGCATCGGCAACCGGATGGGCCGCCCCGAGAAGTCGGAGTCGCGCGACCTCTCGCCGGCGGTCCACACGCTGTTTCCCATCACGGAGATGGGTGGCAACCAGCGCAACGTGGGCGAGGCGGCCCGCGCCCGCAACGACCGCGGCCAGCGCGGGAAACTGGACGTTCTGGTCGGCGACCGAATGTGCCCGGACTGCGGCGCGCACACGTACAAGAACCGCTGTCCCGACTGCGAGGTACACACCGAACCGCACTTCGAGTGCGAGGACTGCGGTACCGTCCTCGAACCCGACGAGTCCGGCCGCGTCTACTGCGAGCGCTGCGAACGCGAAGTCGAGAGCGTCGACTGGTTCTCCGTCGACCTGGCGAGCGAACTCCGCTCGGCGCTCGAAACCGTCGGTGAACGCGAGTCCTCCTACCCCATCCTGAAGGGCGTGAAGGGACTCACCTCCGCGAACAAGACGCCCGAACCGCTCGAAAAAGGCATCCTCAGAGCCAAACACGGCGTCTCCTCGTTCAAGGACGGCACCGTCCGCTACGACATGACCGACCTGCCGGTCACCTCGGTCCGCCCCGCCGAACTCGACGTCACCGTCGACCACTTCCGCGAACTCGGCTACGAGACGGACATCGACGGCGAACCCCTGCGCTTCGACGACCAACTGGTCGAACTGAAAGTGCAGGACATCGTGCTCTCGGACGGCGCCGCAGAACACATGCTGAAGACGGCCGACTTCGTCGACGACCTCTTGGAGAAGTTCTACGGGTTGGAGCCGTTCTACCAGGTCGAGGAGCGAGACGACCTCATCGGCGAACTCGTCTTCGGGATGGCGCCGCACACCTCCGCCGCCGTCGTGGGGCGGGTCGTCGGCTTTACGTCCGCCGCCGTGGGTTACGCGCATCCGTACTTTCACGCGGCGAAACGGCGGAACTGCTTCCACCCGGAAACCAAAATCTGGTACCGTGACGAAATCGACGAGTGGCACCACGGGCGAATCGACGAGTTCGTCGAGGCACGTTTAGAAGACCCTGACACGGACGATTTCGGAACGCTCGTGCAGGAACTCGACGGCGACGTGTTTGTCCCGTCGATAGACGAGGACGGAGGCGAGGTGGTGAAACCCGTCGAAGCGGTGTCGAAGCACCGTGCACCGGACCAGATGGTTCGCATCGAGACGCGGAACGGACGCGAACTGACGGTGACGCCGGACCATAAGATGCTCCGGTTTGACGGCGCCGACATCGAGGAAATCAGGGCGACAGAAATCGGTCTCGGCGATTCGATTCCGGTCGGGTCGGCACCACCCGAAAATGCCTCAACGGGCGGCGCAGCCACGTCCGTCGCCACCGACGGCGGAACAACGGCCGACGAAGTCGTCACCGTCGATTACGTCGGTTCCGATACCGACCACACGTACTGCTTGACTGTCGAGGAGACGCACACCGTTCTGTCGAACGGCGTATATGCGAAGCAATGCGACGGCGACGAGGACTGCGTCATGCTCCTCATGGACGGCCTCCTGAACTTCTCGAAGGAGTTCCTCCCCGACAAGCGCGGCGGGCAGATGGACGCCCCCCTCGTGATGTCCTCGCGCATCGACCCCTCCGAAATCGACGACGAGGCGCACAACATGGACATCGTGCGCCGCTACCCCGAGTCGTTCTACGAGGCGTCTCTCCGGATGGCCGACCCCGGCGAGGTGGAAGAGGACATCAAACTGGGCGAGGACACCCTCGGCACCGACGACGAGTACCGGGGATTCGAACACACCCACGACACCACCGACATCGCCCTCGGCCCGGACCTCTCGGCGTACAAGACGCTCGGGTCGATGATGGACAAGATGGACGCCCAGTTGGAACTCGCGCGGAAACTCCGCGCCGTCGACGAGACGGACGTGGCCGAACGCGTCATCGAGTATCACTTTTTACCTGATCTCATCGGCAACCTCCGCGCGTTCTCCAGGCAGGAGACGCGCTGTCTCGACTGCGGGGAGAAGTATCGGAGAATGCCGCTGACGGGCGACTGCCGGGAGTGCGGCGGACGGGTGAACCTCACCGTCCACCAAGGCTCCGTGAACAAGTACATGGAGACGGCGATTCAAGTGGCCGAGGAGTTCGACTGCCGGCCCTACACCAAACAGCGCCTCGAAGTCCTCGAAAAGAGCCTCGAATCCGTCTTCGAGAACGACAAGAACAAGGCGTCGAAGTTGGGCGACTTCATGTAG
- a CDS encoding PPC domain-containing DNA-binding protein translates to MNYRAVESSREFLVSLDHGADWREEIEEFAELEDIESAWFNAMGAVQDAEVWFYDQSDQEYRSVTFDEPLEVAACVGNVALLDGDPFAHTHAVLSRRSGQSLAGHLNAATVFAGEVYIRAFDEPLEREHDDVTDLDLWL, encoded by the coding sequence ATGAACTATCGGGCAGTCGAGTCCAGTCGCGAGTTCCTCGTCTCGCTGGACCACGGGGCGGACTGGCGCGAGGAGATCGAGGAGTTCGCCGAACTGGAGGATATCGAGTCGGCGTGGTTCAACGCCATGGGCGCAGTGCAGGACGCGGAGGTGTGGTTCTACGACCAGAGCGACCAGGAGTACCGCTCGGTGACGTTCGACGAACCGCTGGAAGTCGCCGCCTGCGTCGGCAACGTCGCCCTCCTCGACGGCGACCCGTTCGCCCACACCCACGCCGTCCTCTCCCGCCGGAGCGGACAGTCGCTGGCGGGCCACCTCAACGCCGCCACCGTGTTCGCCGGCGAGGTGTACATCCGCGCGTTCGACGAACCCCTCGAACGCGAACACGACGACGTGACCGACCTCGACCTCTGGTTGTAA
- a CDS encoding DUF7556 family protein: MTPNATAASDASRAEVMASVDSTPSGSEFIIADISCDDAWLSMCETEAPSLRDWA, encoded by the coding sequence ATGACGCCGAATGCGACGGCTGCGTCCGACGCGTCGCGCGCCGAGGTGATGGCCTCGGTGGACTCCACCCCCTCCGGTTCGGAGTTCATTATCGCGGACATCTCCTGCGACGACGCGTGGCTCTCGATGTGCGAGACCGAGGCGCCGTCGCTTCGAGACTGGGCCTGA
- a CDS encoding ABC transporter substrate-binding protein — protein MPDSTKLSRRGFLKATGGAAAVTALAGCSGEGNGEGTTESGGAGTGTEATGTATEESGDGSELSGSVFNRVLSGTITTLDPVAATDTASGIVIQQLFDCLMAYPNALPTVENELAADYTVSDDYRTYTFQLADATFHNGDKVTASDFVYAWERLAASSNSRRAYFILDSVGVQHETDGEDSYVPGSLGVEATGETELTVSLSEPFHDTLEMFAYTSFAAVPEGLVGDVGDYDGQLSYDEFANTNPVGAGPFQFAFWEKGTSAAVTKYDDYYGNVAKVDNVRWQVIEDDTALYNYAMNRNADYFELPTAQFDPAKVQVEETDDYGRETGTYGPLRNNATANYVGVPTLSIYYVGFNMSKVPKPVRQAFAYVLNQEQMVSEVFKNRGSPAQLFTPPTIFPGGAEAATELVESEYPYSMGETDIQAARQVMEEAGYGPDNKFEVQWTQYNSNTWEQMAGILRDQLASAHINMQIEKADFSTLLERGRNGQLQAYTLGWIADWPAPDNFLQLLNPPQTDTSQPGPISYVNWTSENGDAAQQATDAYQTVVNNAAPTDQAQQARNEAYVAMEQANWEDVAMLPIYNAKDERFWYDNVEIEPFGGMGPSRQKLNNVTLTEQSN, from the coding sequence ATGCCAGATAGTACCAAACTCTCGCGCCGCGGATTTCTGAAGGCGACGGGCGGAGCGGCCGCCGTGACTGCGCTCGCCGGGTGTTCCGGCGAGGGGAACGGCGAAGGAACGACCGAGTCCGGCGGGGCCGGAACCGGCACGGAAGCGACGGGGACGGCGACCGAAGAGAGCGGAGACGGCAGCGAACTGTCCGGTTCCGTGTTCAACCGCGTGCTGAGCGGAACCATCACGACGCTGGACCCCGTCGCGGCGACGGACACGGCCTCGGGCATCGTCATCCAGCAGCTGTTCGACTGCCTGATGGCGTACCCGAACGCGCTGCCGACCGTCGAGAACGAACTCGCCGCGGACTACACGGTGTCGGACGACTACCGGACGTACACCTTCCAGCTCGCCGACGCCACCTTCCACAACGGCGACAAGGTCACGGCCTCCGACTTCGTCTACGCGTGGGAGCGCCTCGCGGCCTCCAGCAACAGCCGCCGCGCCTACTTCATCCTCGACTCCGTCGGCGTCCAGCACGAGACGGACGGGGAGGACAGCTACGTCCCGGGGTCGCTCGGCGTCGAGGCGACGGGCGAGACCGAACTCACCGTCAGCCTCAGCGAACCGTTCCACGACACGCTGGAGATGTTCGCCTACACGTCGTTCGCGGCGGTCCCCGAGGGGCTCGTCGGCGACGTCGGCGACTACGACGGCCAGCTATCCTACGACGAGTTCGCCAACACGAACCCCGTCGGCGCGGGGCCGTTCCAGTTCGCGTTCTGGGAGAAGGGTACCTCCGCGGCGGTCACGAAGTACGACGACTACTACGGCAACGTCGCGAAGGTCGACAACGTCCGCTGGCAGGTCATCGAGGACGACACGGCCCTGTACAACTACGCGATGAACCGGAACGCGGACTACTTCGAGCTGCCGACCGCGCAGTTCGACCCCGCGAAGGTCCAAGTCGAAGAGACCGACGACTACGGTCGCGAGACCGGGACGTACGGCCCACTCCGGAACAACGCGACGGCGAACTACGTCGGCGTCCCGACGCTGTCCATCTACTACGTCGGGTTCAACATGAGCAAGGTGCCGAAGCCGGTTCGGCAGGCGTTCGCGTACGTGCTGAACCAAGAGCAGATGGTCTCGGAGGTGTTCAAGAACCGCGGCTCCCCGGCGCAGCTGTTCACGCCGCCGACCATCTTCCCCGGCGGCGCGGAGGCCGCGACCGAACTCGTCGAGTCCGAGTACCCCTACAGCATGGGCGAGACCGACATCCAGGCCGCGCGGCAGGTCATGGAAGAGGCCGGCTACGGCCCCGACAACAAGTTCGAGGTGCAGTGGACGCAGTACAACTCCAACACCTGGGAGCAGATGGCGGGCATCCTGCGCGACCAGCTCGCGTCGGCCCACATCAACATGCAGATAGAGAAGGCCGACTTCTCGACGCTGCTCGAACGCGGTCGTAACGGACAGCTCCAGGCGTACACGCTCGGCTGGATCGCCGACTGGCCCGCGCCGGACAACTTCCTGCAGCTTCTGAACCCGCCGCAGACGGACACCTCGCAGCCGGGTCCCATCTCGTACGTCAACTGGACGAGCGAGAACGGCGACGCGGCTCAGCAGGCGACGGACGCCTACCAGACGGTCGTCAACAACGCGGCGCCGACCGACCAGGCGCAGCAGGCCCGCAACGAGGCCTACGTGGCGATGGAGCAGGCCAACTGGGAGGACGTGGCGATGCTGCCCATCTACAACGCCAAGGACGAGCGGTTCTGGTACGACAACGTCGAGATAGAGCCGTTCGGCGGCATGGGTCCGAGCCGGCAGAAGCTCAACAACGTCACGCTCACCGAGCAGTCGAACTGA